In Pseudomonas sp. ADAK18, a single window of DNA contains:
- the speA gene encoding arginine decarboxylase, which translates to MSVRRTRKDDGSQWTVADSRSVYGIRHWGAGYFAINDAGRVEVRPNGPNSTPVDLYEQVDELRKSGLSLPLLVRFPDILQDRVRQLTGAFDANIERLEYQSKYTALYPIKVNQQEAVIENIIATQDVSIGLEAGSKPELLAVLALAPKGGTIVCNGYKDREFIRLALMGQKLGHNVFIVIEKESEVGLVIEEAANLKVKPQVGLRVRLSSLASSKWADTGGEKSKFGLSAAQLLSVVERFRAAGLDQGIRLLHFHMGSQIANLADYQHGFKEAIRYYGELRNLGLPVDHIDVGGGLGVDYDGTHSRNASSINYDMDDYAGVVVGMLKEFCDAQSLPHPHIFSESGRSLTAHHAMLVVQVTDVEKHNDDVPQIENKESLPETVQWLVDLLGPTDIEMVTETYWRATHYMSDVATQYADGKITLAEKALAEQCYFAVCRRLHDSLKARQRSHRQVLDELNDKLADKYICNFSVFQSLPDTWAIGQVLPILPLHRLDEEPLRRAVLQDLTCDSDGKIKQYVDEQSIETSLPVHAVKEGEDYLLGIFLVGAYQEILGDMHNLFGDTDSVNIYQREDGSVYSAGIETHDTIEDMLRYVHLSPEELMTHYRDKCASAKITAAERTQFLDALRLGLTRSSYLSS; encoded by the coding sequence ATGTCCGTACGACGCACACGCAAAGACGATGGCAGCCAATGGACAGTTGCGGACAGCCGCAGTGTTTACGGGATTCGCCATTGGGGGGCCGGGTATTTCGCGATCAATGACGCCGGTCGCGTCGAAGTTCGTCCGAACGGCCCGAATAGCACGCCCGTCGACCTTTACGAGCAAGTGGACGAGCTGCGTAAAAGCGGCCTGTCCCTGCCGCTGCTGGTGCGCTTCCCGGACATTCTGCAAGACCGCGTACGCCAGTTGACCGGCGCCTTCGATGCCAACATCGAACGCCTGGAATACCAGAGCAAATACACCGCGCTGTACCCGATCAAGGTGAACCAGCAGGAAGCGGTGATCGAGAACATCATCGCCACCCAGGACGTGTCCATCGGCCTGGAAGCCGGTTCCAAGCCTGAGCTGCTGGCCGTGCTGGCGTTGGCGCCGAAAGGCGGCACCATCGTCTGCAACGGTTACAAGGACCGTGAGTTCATCCGCCTGGCGCTGATGGGCCAGAAGTTGGGTCACAACGTCTTTATCGTGATTGAGAAAGAATCCGAAGTCGGCCTGGTGATCGAAGAAGCCGCTAACCTTAAGGTCAAGCCACAGGTTGGCCTGCGGGTGCGCCTGTCGTCCCTGGCGTCGAGCAAATGGGCTGACACCGGCGGTGAGAAATCCAAGTTCGGCCTGTCGGCTGCACAACTGTTGTCCGTGGTGGAGCGCTTCCGCGCTGCCGGCCTGGACCAGGGCATTCGCCTGCTGCACTTCCACATGGGCTCGCAGATCGCCAACCTGGCGGACTACCAGCACGGCTTCAAGGAAGCCATTCGTTACTACGGCGAACTGCGCAACCTCGGCCTGCCGGTGGATCACATCGACGTCGGCGGTGGCCTGGGCGTGGACTACGACGGTACCCACTCGCGTAACGCCAGCTCCATCAACTACGACATGGACGACTACGCCGGTGTGGTCGTGGGCATGCTCAAGGAATTCTGCGACGCCCAGAGCCTGCCGCACCCGCACATCTTCTCCGAGAGCGGCCGTTCCCTGACCGCCCACCACGCCATGCTGGTGGTGCAAGTCACCGACGTCGAGAAACACAACGACGACGTGCCCCAGATCGAGAACAAGGAAAGCCTGCCGGAAACCGTGCAGTGGCTGGTGGACCTGCTGGGCCCGACCGATATTGAAATGGTCACCGAAACCTACTGGCGCGCCACTCACTACATGAGCGACGTGGCCACCCAGTACGCCGATGGCAAGATCACGCTGGCGGAAAAAGCCCTGGCCGAGCAGTGCTACTTCGCTGTGTGCCGTCGCCTGCACGATTCGTTGAAAGCCCGTCAGCGTTCCCACCGTCAGGTGCTGGACGAGCTCAACGACAAGCTGGCCGACAAGTACATCTGCAACTTTTCGGTATTCCAGAGCCTGCCGGACACCTGGGCCATCGGCCAAGTGCTGCCGATCCTGCCGCTGCACCGTCTGGACGAAGAGCCGCTGCGCCGCGCCGTGCTGCAAGACCTGACCTGCGATTCCGACGGCAAGATCAAGCAGTACGTCGACGAGCAGAGCATCGAGACCAGCTTGCCGGTACACGCCGTGAAGGAAGGCGAGGACTATCTGCTGGGTATTTTCCTGGTGGGCGCCTACCAGGAAATCCTTGGCGACATGCACAACCTGTTCGGTGACACCGACTCGGTGAACATCTATCAGCGCGAAGATGGTTCGGTGTACAGCGCCGGTATCGAGACCCACGACACTATCGAAGACATGCTGCGCTACGTGCACTTGTCGCCGGAAGAGTTGATGACTCACTACCGCGACAAGTGCGCCAGTGCGAAGATCACGGCGGCGGAGCGGACTCAGTTCCTGGATGCGTTGCGGTTGGGGTTGACGCGTTCGTCGTACCTCTCGTCGTAA